The Mastomys coucha isolate ucsf_1 unplaced genomic scaffold, UCSF_Mcou_1 pScaffold13, whole genome shotgun sequence genome has a window encoding:
- the Spry4 gene encoding protein sprouty homolog 4 has translation MEPPIPQSGAPLNPSSVMVQPLLDSRAPHSRLQHPLTILPIDQVKTSHVENDYIDNPSLAPTTGPKRPRGGAPELAPTPARCDQDVTHHWISFSGRPSSVSSSSSTSSDQRLLDHMAPPPVAEQASPRAVRLQPKVVHCKPLDLKGPAAPPELDKHFLLCEACGKCKCKECASPRTLPSCWVCNQECLCSAQTLVNYGTCMCLVQGIFYHCTNEDDEGSCADHPCSCSGSNCCARWSFMGALSLVLPCLLCYLPATGCVKLAQRGYDRLRRPGCRCKHTNSVICKAASGDSKAARSDKPF, from the coding sequence ATGGAGCCCCCGATTCCACAGAGCGGCGCCCCTTTGAATCCCAGCTCAGTCATGGTGCAGCCCCTCCTTGACAGCAGAGCGCCTCACAGCCGGCTCCAGCACCCACTCACCATCTTACCCATTGACCAGGTGAAGACCAGCCACGTGGAGAATGACTACATAGACAACCCTAGCCTGGCCCCTACTACGGGTCCCAAGCGGCCCCGGGGAGGGGCCCCAGAGCTGGCTCCCACACCTGCCCGCTGTGACCAGGATGTTACTCACCACTGGATCTCCTTCAGTGGTCGGCCCAGctctgtcagcagcagcagcagcacttccTCCGACCAGAGGCTCCTAGATCACATGGCTCCACCACCCGTGGCTGAGCAGGCCTCACCCAGGGCAGTGCGCCTCCAGCCCAAGGTGGTCCACTGTAAGCCGCTGGACCTGAAGGGCCCGGCAGCTCCGCCAGAGCTAGACAAGCACTTCTTGCTGTGTGAGGCCTGTGGGAAGTGTAAGTGCAAGGAGTGTGCGTCCCCTCGGACGTTACCCTCCTGCTGGGTCTGCAACCAGGAGTGCCTGTGCTCAGCCCAGACCCTGGTCAACTATGGCACATGCATGTGTCTGGTGCAAGGTATCTTCTACCACTGTACTAATGAGGATGATGAGGGGTCTTGCGCTGACCATCCCTGCTCGTGCTCCGGCTCCAACTGCTGCGCCCGCTGGTCCTTCATGGGCGCTCTCTCTCTGGTGCTGCCCTGTCTGCTGTGCTATCTGCCGGCCACAGGCTGCGTTAAGCTGGCCCAGCGCGGCTATGACCGCCTGAGACGCCCCGGTTGCCGCTGCAAGCACACGAACAGCGTCATCTGTAAGGCAGCCAGCGGGGACAGCAAGGCTGCCAGGTCCGACAAGCCTTTCTGA